The following are encoded together in the Flavihumibacter fluvii genome:
- a CDS encoding DUF3109 family protein: MIVIEHTLVSDEVVEEQFVCDLSKCKGGCCEDGDTGAPLDTKELDIINEVYDIVKPYLTKEGINVIEKQGRYQYDREYGWVTPAIDGGMCAYGFRDETGTIKCAFEQAYYDKKITWKKPISCHLFPIRIKVGKEYDLVNFEPRETLCNPACKLGKKLKVPVYQFLKEAIIRKYGEDYYGQLDAYYQHYHGSK; the protein is encoded by the coding sequence ATGATCGTAATTGAACATACATTGGTAAGTGATGAGGTAGTAGAGGAACAATTTGTCTGCGATCTGTCTAAATGTAAGGGTGGCTGCTGTGAGGATGGCGATACCGGTGCACCCCTCGATACAAAGGAACTGGATATCATCAATGAGGTGTATGACATCGTAAAACCCTATCTTACAAAGGAGGGAATTAATGTCATCGAAAAACAGGGCAGGTACCAGTACGACCGCGAATATGGATGGGTAACACCGGCAATTGATGGTGGAATGTGTGCATATGGCTTCAGGGATGAGACCGGCACCATTAAATGTGCCTTTGAACAAGCCTACTATGATAAAAAAATCACCTGGAAAAAGCCGATCAGTTGTCACCTTTTTCCGATCCGGATAAAAGTTGGCAAGGAATATGACCTGGTTAATTTTGAACCCCGTGAAACCTTATGTAATCCGGCCTGTAAATTGGGTAAAAAGTTAAAAGTGCCTGTTTACCAGTTCCTGAAAGAAGCTATCATCCGGAAATATGGGGAAGACTATTACGGGCAACTGGATGCATATTACCAACATTACCACGGATCTAAGTGA
- a CDS encoding DUF7033 domain-containing protein, producing the protein MLIYAHQHSPRLNYMADFISREILIDEAAITTDQDVFLHYDGAKINYSNERLTNEEFFLPPVTLLFEDDVKSQSIQCFNWNSKKAFFATAGGDIPFDILAAIFFLVSRYEEYLPHEKDEFGRFAHTSSLAFKEGFLDEPLVNEWLAGWQLLLEEKFPSVLFRRKNFTFMPTYDIDMMYAYKGKGWVRSFGGLIKSLLNKDWAGAKRRYRVLKGKEKDPYDAYEWLDALHLYCRSKPIYFFLVAQEQKGVDRNIPTNVMAFQSLINYYAATHKVGLHPSWQSSVAINDKVLIEEKEWMEVIADIPITKSRQHYIKFSLPEGFERLYRSGIRQEFSMGYGSINGFRASVASSYYWFNLSVNAATDMLLYPFCFMDANAFFEEKLSPHQAYTELMKYYAAVKKVRGCFITIWHNTFLGTDPAYKGWREVYEIFMKEDAYWDSD; encoded by the coding sequence ATGTTAATTTACGCCCACCAGCATAGTCCAAGGCTTAACTATATGGCTGATTTTATTAGTCGGGAGATCCTGATTGATGAAGCGGCCATCACAACTGACCAGGATGTGTTTTTGCACTACGATGGCGCAAAGATCAACTACAGCAATGAACGGTTGACCAATGAAGAGTTTTTCCTTCCACCGGTTACACTGTTATTTGAAGATGACGTAAAATCGCAGTCCATACAGTGTTTCAACTGGAACAGTAAAAAAGCATTTTTTGCAACAGCCGGCGGGGATATTCCTTTTGATATACTGGCCGCGATTTTTTTCCTGGTGAGCCGCTACGAAGAATACCTTCCTCATGAAAAAGATGAATTTGGCCGATTTGCACATACTTCGTCACTGGCATTTAAAGAAGGCTTTTTAGATGAGCCCCTGGTAAATGAATGGCTTGCAGGCTGGCAATTGCTGTTGGAGGAAAAATTCCCCAGTGTCTTATTTCGGCGAAAGAATTTTACATTCATGCCAACCTATGATATAGACATGATGTATGCCTATAAGGGAAAAGGTTGGGTCCGGAGTTTCGGTGGACTTATCAAATCATTGCTGAACAAGGATTGGGCAGGCGCGAAAAGAAGGTACAGGGTCTTAAAAGGTAAAGAAAAGGATCCCTATGATGCCTATGAATGGCTGGATGCCCTTCATTTGTATTGCCGCTCCAAACCTATCTATTTTTTCCTGGTTGCACAGGAGCAAAAAGGGGTAGACCGGAATATTCCCACCAATGTAATGGCCTTTCAGTCGCTGATCAATTATTATGCGGCCACCCATAAAGTTGGATTGCATCCATCCTGGCAAAGCAGCGTGGCCATAAATGATAAAGTGTTGATCGAAGAAAAAGAATGGATGGAAGTGATTGCTGATATACCCATTACCAAAAGCCGGCAGCATTACATCAAGTTCAGCTTACCGGAAGGATTTGAACGGCTTTACAGAAGTGGCATCAGGCAGGAATTTTCAATGGGTTATGGCAGTATCAATGGATTCAGGGCCTCTGTTGCATCTTCCTATTATTGGTTTAATTTGTCTGTGAACGCAGCCACGGATATGCTTCTTTATCCATTTTGTTTCATGGATGCGAATGCTTTTTTTGAAGAAAAATTAAGTCCGCACCAGGCTTATACTGAATTGATGAAGTACTATGCTGCGGTTAAGAAAGTTCGGGGTTGTTTTATTACCATCTGGCACAATACATTTTTGGGAACAGATCCAGCATATAAAGGCTGGCGGGAAGTGTATGAGATCTTTATGAAGGAGGATGCCTACTGGGATTCTGATTGA
- the gldE gene encoding gliding motility-associated protein GldE: protein MDHASVVANIHLLWSPFILAANLQGTTLLVILILVLLIISYFLSGAEVAFFSLSHRDINMLKTKQGSSWKRIVNLLDEPKLLLGSLRIGNALVNIAIIILSNFLIDQLLPIKNNFWLIDFLIKVLLVTFFLILFGEVLPKVYASQNNLRFARDASYLVEIIHLLFKRVSGWLVGMTDGIERSLGADYAGNHFEELEEDSNASEDEKNILRGIAKFGNITVKQIMRTRLDVSGIDYSASFGDVVKQLEALHYSRVPVYRNSLDEVMGIIHTKDILPFIEEKEDYNWHTLMRQPYFVHEQKLIEDLLQDFRARRTHFAVVVDEFGGTSGIVTLEDIMEEIIGDIRDEFDEEESPNRKIDDNNYIFEGRTMINDVCKIIGLPGSTFDEVKGESDSLAGLILEISGKIPAENEVVEVGDFQFTIQELDRNRIQKVKLTIRPV from the coding sequence TTGGATCACGCTTCAGTAGTCGCTAATATACATTTGTTGTGGAGCCCGTTTATTCTGGCAGCTAATCTGCAGGGTACCACCCTACTGGTGATCCTCATCCTGGTGTTATTGATTATTTCTTATTTTTTATCTGGTGCTGAAGTGGCATTTTTCAGCCTTTCACACCGCGATATCAATATGCTTAAAACCAAACAGGGCTCTTCCTGGAAAAGGATCGTAAACCTGTTGGATGAACCCAAACTGCTGCTTGGATCACTCCGAATTGGTAATGCCCTGGTCAATATCGCCATCATCATCTTATCAAATTTTCTTATTGACCAGTTATTACCTATTAAAAATAATTTCTGGCTGATTGACTTCCTCATCAAAGTGTTGCTAGTGACATTTTTCCTGATTCTTTTCGGTGAAGTTTTGCCAAAAGTGTATGCCTCACAGAACAATCTGCGCTTTGCCCGTGATGCATCTTACCTTGTCGAAATTATTCACCTGCTTTTTAAGCGCGTTAGTGGCTGGCTGGTTGGAATGACCGATGGTATTGAGCGTTCCCTTGGTGCCGATTATGCCGGTAATCATTTTGAGGAACTTGAAGAAGACAGTAACGCTTCAGAAGATGAAAAAAACATCCTGAGAGGCATTGCTAAATTCGGAAATATTACCGTAAAGCAGATCATGCGTACCAGGCTTGACGTAAGTGGTATAGATTATAGCGCCTCTTTTGGAGATGTTGTGAAACAACTGGAGGCATTGCATTATTCAAGGGTTCCTGTTTACCGTAACAGCCTTGATGAAGTGATGGGCATCATCCATACAAAGGATATTCTACCCTTTATAGAAGAGAAAGAAGATTATAACTGGCATACGCTCATGCGTCAGCCTTATTTTGTACATGAGCAAAAACTTATAGAAGACCTCTTACAGGATTTTCGTGCAAGACGGACCCATTTTGCAGTTGTAGTGGACGAATTCGGTGGTACAAGTGGCATTGTTACACTGGAAGATATTATGGAAGAGATTATCGGTGATATCCGTGATGAGTTTGATGAGGAAGAAAGCCCGAACCGAAAAATAGATGATAACAATTACATCTTTGAAGGACGCACCATGATCAATGATGTTTGTAAAATTATTGGCCTGCCCGGATCGACCTTTGATGAGGTAAAAGGGGAGAGTGATTCATTAGCAGGACTCATCCTGGAAATATCAGGTAAAATACCTGCTGAAAATGAAGTGGTTGAAGTAGGCGACTTCCAATTTACCATACAGGAGCTCGACCGGAACAGAATTCAAAAAGTTAAACTGACGATCCGCCCAGTCTAA
- a CDS encoding lactate utilization protein B: protein MSNELKDIFIAKSTVKAADLDHRRKINFNIGRYNAVVPKGKAQFEDIHLARERAKNIKWRAIETLDQQLENFESVFTARGGKVIWAEDAQQAREEILRICQERHCKVLVKSKSMVTEEIKLNDFMEEHNIESVETDLGEYIQQLDGESPYHIVTPAMHKSKEDVAKLFAEKLGTDPNLGPEQLTLEARARLREKYIQAEIGVTGANFLISDIGGIALTENEGNARLSCAWPKTHIVVVGIEKVIPSMQDLGLFWPLLATYGTGQQLTVYNTIISGPRQPNETDGPEEMFIILLDNGRTKLLANPKTRESLYCIRCGACLNACPVYKNIGGHSYGTTYSGPIGSVITPHLKEIDDWKHLSHASSLCGNCTEVCAVKINLHELLLENRHEAVEEGYGGWTEKIAWKAWKMGVGNRKWMNKGNAKLKNWMANKIFKGWTAHRADLEFPEKSFNQLWREKNNLS, encoded by the coding sequence ATGTCAAATGAACTAAAAGATATTTTTATTGCTAAAAGCACTGTAAAGGCTGCAGACCTTGATCACCGCCGTAAGATCAATTTTAATATTGGAAGGTACAATGCAGTGGTACCCAAGGGAAAAGCGCAGTTTGAAGATATTCACCTTGCCAGGGAAAGAGCGAAGAATATTAAATGGCGGGCAATTGAGACGCTTGACCAGCAACTTGAGAATTTTGAATCTGTTTTCACGGCAAGGGGCGGTAAGGTAATTTGGGCTGAAGATGCCCAGCAGGCAAGAGAAGAAATCCTGCGCATCTGCCAGGAACGCCATTGCAAGGTCCTGGTGAAGAGCAAGAGCATGGTCACCGAAGAAATCAAGTTGAATGATTTCATGGAGGAGCATAATATTGAAAGTGTAGAAACCGACCTGGGTGAATATATCCAGCAGCTTGATGGTGAATCACCCTACCATATAGTTACTCCTGCAATGCATAAAAGCAAGGAAGATGTGGCCAAATTGTTTGCAGAAAAACTGGGCACTGATCCCAACCTGGGGCCAGAACAACTCACCCTTGAAGCCCGTGCCAGGCTGCGTGAAAAATATATCCAGGCTGAAATTGGTGTAACCGGTGCAAATTTCCTTATCAGTGATATAGGTGGCATCGCCCTGACAGAAAATGAAGGCAATGCACGGCTTAGTTGCGCCTGGCCCAAAACCCATATTGTAGTTGTGGGTATTGAAAAAGTCATCCCATCTATGCAAGACCTTGGCCTGTTCTGGCCTCTTTTGGCCACCTATGGAACCGGACAGCAATTGACCGTTTATAATACTATTATTTCCGGTCCCCGGCAGCCAAATGAAACCGATGGCCCGGAAGAAATGTTCATCATCCTTTTAGATAATGGCCGCACTAAATTACTTGCTAACCCGAAAACCCGTGAGAGTCTTTATTGTATCCGGTGCGGTGCCTGTTTGAATGCTTGTCCGGTGTATAAAAATATTGGCGGACATTCTTATGGCACCACTTATAGCGGTCCGATCGGTAGTGTTATTACACCTCATCTTAAGGAGATAGATGATTGGAAACACCTTAGCCATGCTTCTTCCTTGTGTGGCAACTGTACAGAGGTTTGCGCCGTGAAAATCAACCTGCATGAATTGTTACTGGAGAACCGGCATGAGGCTGTGGAAGAAGGTTATGGAGGATGGACAGAAAAAATCGCCTGGAAAGCGTGGAAAATGGGTGTGGGTAACCGAAAATGGATGAATAAGGGAAACGCAAAACTGAAGAACTGGATGGCTAATAAAATTTTCAAGGGCTGGACCGCCCACCGTGCAGATCTTGAGTTCCCTGAAAAAAGTTTTAACCAACTCTGGCGAGAGAAAAACAACCTTTCCTGA
- the purH gene encoding bifunctional phosphoribosylaminoimidazolecarboxamide formyltransferase/IMP cyclohydrolase codes for MTKKIQSALISVFYKDGLEPLVRLLHEQGVTIYSTGGTQQFIEKLNLPCVPVENVTTYPSILGGRVKTLHPKIFGGILGRRNNEQDVKEMKDYEIPELDLVIVDLYPFEETVANTTDEQSIIEKIDIGGPSMIRGAAKNHRDVVVIASKQDYSFLEQLLREQKGTTTLEQRRHFAARAFEVCAHYDVAISQYFTPGLDNYFLASVPDPKTMRYGENPHQKGVFYGALNDIFNQLNGKELSYNNLVDVDAAVQLIREFQLSADVEQNYTFAIIKHTNVCGIAARPTVKAAWDLALAGDPESAFGGVLVCNGIIDSGTANAINEIFFEVLIAPDFEPAALDILRTKKNRILLQQKKQLSATYQFKSLLNGVLMQENDEGNFAKWEEAGGRPSTSEENEDLLFANLICKHLKSNAIALVKNKQLIGKGCGQTSRIDSLRQAIDKSKQFKFDLKGAVLASDAFFPFNDCVQLAHEAGIEAFVQPGGSIRDKDSIEYCKTHHLALVMTDMRHFKH; via the coding sequence ATGACTAAAAAGATTCAGTCTGCCCTGATTTCCGTTTTTTATAAAGACGGATTGGAACCCCTGGTTCGATTATTACATGAGCAAGGTGTGACCATTTACTCTACCGGTGGCACCCAGCAATTCATTGAAAAACTGAACCTTCCATGCGTTCCAGTTGAAAACGTTACGACTTATCCCTCTATCCTGGGGGGAAGGGTAAAAACACTACACCCCAAAATATTTGGTGGTATACTGGGCCGCAGGAACAATGAGCAGGATGTAAAGGAAATGAAGGATTATGAAATTCCAGAGCTTGACCTGGTGATTGTAGATCTATATCCTTTCGAAGAAACTGTCGCCAATACAACTGATGAACAATCGATCATTGAAAAAATAGACATCGGAGGTCCATCCATGATCCGCGGTGCCGCAAAAAACCACCGTGATGTAGTGGTGATTGCTTCAAAACAGGATTACAGTTTCCTGGAACAATTGCTTCGCGAGCAAAAGGGCACAACCACCCTGGAACAACGCCGCCATTTTGCAGCCAGGGCCTTTGAAGTTTGTGCCCATTATGATGTTGCCATTTCCCAATATTTTACACCGGGCTTAGACAATTATTTCCTGGCATCCGTGCCCGATCCAAAAACTATGCGTTATGGTGAAAATCCGCACCAGAAAGGCGTTTTTTATGGCGCTCTGAATGATATTTTCAACCAGTTGAACGGAAAGGAATTGTCTTACAACAACCTGGTTGATGTAGATGCGGCAGTGCAACTGATCAGAGAATTCCAGCTTTCTGCTGATGTGGAGCAGAATTATACTTTTGCTATCATCAAGCATACCAATGTTTGTGGAATTGCTGCCCGTCCGACTGTTAAAGCCGCATGGGATTTAGCTCTGGCAGGTGACCCTGAAAGTGCATTTGGCGGGGTCCTTGTTTGTAATGGTATAATTGACAGTGGTACGGCAAATGCCATCAATGAAATATTTTTTGAAGTATTGATCGCACCTGATTTTGAACCCGCAGCACTGGATATCCTACGTACAAAAAAGAACCGTATTCTGCTGCAGCAGAAAAAACAATTGTCTGCCACCTACCAATTCAAATCTTTGCTCAATGGCGTTTTGATGCAGGAAAATGACGAAGGCAATTTTGCCAAATGGGAAGAAGCCGGTGGAAGGCCTTCCACTTCGGAAGAAAATGAAGACCTCCTTTTTGCCAACCTCATTTGCAAACACCTGAAAAGTAATGCCATTGCGCTGGTAAAAAACAAACAATTGATTGGTAAGGGATGTGGGCAAACCAGCCGCATTGACTCCCTTAGGCAGGCTATCGACAAATCAAAGCAATTCAAATTTGACCTGAAAGGTGCCGTACTTGCAAGTGATGCATTCTTTCCATTCAATGATTGTGTTCAGCTAGCACATGAAGCAGGTATAGAAGCATTTGTGCAACCTGGCGGATCCATCAGGGATAAAGACTCTATTGAGTATTGCAAAACGCATCACCTGGCTCTGGTGATGACCGATATGCGTCACTTCAAACACTAA
- a CDS encoding serine hydrolase domain-containing protein encodes MKKILLTGSIILYMLGEVLAQPLLLTPGDPEKSGCSKAVFDRLDNLVQQYIDSQWIAGATMIVVKNGTTVYHQALGFSDLSSHAKMKKDNIFRIASQTKAITSVGVMVLLEQGKVLLDDPISKYIPAFQKSVVLDKFNEADSSYTTIPAKRPLTIRDLLTHTSGIGYAQIGSPQYTAIAAKAGVVAGLAPSLSLADQVDKIAHLPLEFQPGERWGYGLNIDVLGHLIERVSKQPLDKFFRQYILDPLGMNDTWFYLPADRRSRLVALHGEDSTGKLYKMVNSAGTNGLELLPDYPNENGKMFAGGAGLVSTAYDYAVFMQMILNGGTYNGKRIISANSVRLMTTNQIGDLMVGENKFGLGFAIYTPKSGARLGVSPGSFDWGGAFSSSYWIDPEKKIVAQMFINQFPNSHEEIHNKFKVQVYSSLKD; translated from the coding sequence ATGAAAAAAATTCTCCTTACCGGTTCAATAATTCTATATATGCTGGGGGAAGTTTTGGCGCAACCATTACTACTTACACCAGGTGACCCTGAAAAGTCGGGTTGCTCAAAGGCGGTTTTTGACAGGCTCGATAACCTGGTTCAACAATATATCGATAGCCAATGGATTGCCGGAGCAACCATGATTGTGGTCAAAAATGGGACTACCGTTTATCACCAGGCGCTTGGCTTCAGCGACTTGAGTAGCCATGCTAAAATGAAAAAAGACAATATTTTCAGGATCGCCTCCCAAACCAAGGCCATTACAAGCGTTGGTGTTATGGTTTTGCTGGAACAGGGAAAGGTTTTGCTGGATGACCCCATTTCAAAATACATTCCTGCATTCCAAAAATCTGTGGTGTTGGATAAATTCAATGAAGCCGATTCGTCCTATACCACAATTCCTGCAAAAAGGCCGCTTACGATCAGGGACCTGCTTACCCATACTTCTGGAATTGGTTATGCACAGATTGGCTCACCGCAATATACAGCCATTGCAGCAAAAGCAGGTGTAGTGGCGGGATTAGCCCCATCTTTATCTCTCGCAGACCAGGTTGATAAAATTGCTCATTTGCCATTGGAGTTTCAACCAGGTGAACGCTGGGGTTATGGATTGAATATTGATGTACTGGGCCATTTGATTGAAAGGGTAAGCAAGCAACCATTGGATAAATTTTTCCGACAATATATCCTTGACCCATTAGGTATGAATGATACTTGGTTTTATTTGCCTGCCGACCGCAGAAGCAGGCTGGTAGCACTTCATGGCGAGGATTCTACCGGAAAATTATATAAGATGGTTAACTCGGCCGGCACAAATGGCTTAGAATTATTGCCGGATTATCCAAATGAAAACGGGAAGATGTTTGCTGGTGGTGCCGGCCTCGTTTCTACTGCATATGACTATGCGGTTTTTATGCAAATGATCTTAAATGGGGGAACTTATAATGGCAAGCGAATCATCAGTGCAAATTCTGTCCGGTTAATGACTACTAATCAAATTGGCGATCTGATGGTTGGGGAAAATAAGTTCGGATTAGGTTTCGCAATATATACTCCAAAATCCGGCGCACGCCTGGGTGTTTCACCGGGAAGTTTTGATTGGGGCGGTGCATTCAGTTCTTCTTATTGGATAGACCCGGAGAAAAAAATTGTAGCACAAATGTTCATCAACCAGTTTCCTAATAGCCACGAAGAGATCCATAATAAATTTAAAGTGCAGGTCTATTCCTCACTGAAAGATTAG
- a CDS encoding DMT family transporter yields MLKTLSRVNPLNIRKRGTRAKAFVALALICLLWGTTWLASKAGVKYMPALQLAGLRQLFGGTLYLLYFSFKGKALPRGKEWLPVIVLSFLNIFLTNGLSTWGIQYIPSGLGAIIAAIVPLWLVIFALIAGTSTLNAQSIIGFLVGFGGICIIFYDHLKDFLNADFRFGIILSLAGTLSWAFGSIYTKKQALVFNPYFSIGLQMLISGVALTGVAWGSGNHIPLTQIPAISWMAIAYLAVFGSVFAFMAYLYALQNLPTEQASIYSYINPVIAVLLGSWLYNEPLNGYIITGVLVAILGVYLVNRSFRTRETQSESQ; encoded by the coding sequence GTGCTCAAAACATTATCGAGGGTTAACCCACTCAACATCAGGAAAAGGGGCACAAGGGCGAAAGCCTTTGTTGCACTGGCTTTGATATGTCTTTTGTGGGGAACAACCTGGCTGGCATCCAAAGCAGGTGTGAAATATATGCCTGCTTTGCAGTTGGCGGGACTTCGGCAACTATTCGGCGGAACCTTGTACTTACTTTATTTTTCATTTAAAGGAAAAGCTTTGCCAAGGGGTAAAGAATGGTTGCCTGTAATCGTACTAAGTTTCCTGAATATATTTCTTACGAACGGACTAAGTACATGGGGTATACAATATATCCCGAGTGGATTAGGTGCTATCATTGCCGCAATAGTTCCTTTGTGGCTGGTCATCTTTGCATTAATAGCCGGTACATCAACGTTAAACGCACAATCCATCATTGGCTTTCTGGTTGGATTTGGGGGTATCTGCATAATTTTTTATGACCACCTGAAAGATTTCCTGAATGCCGATTTCCGGTTTGGGATAATTCTTTCATTGGCGGGAACCCTTTCATGGGCATTTGGGTCTATCTATACCAAAAAACAAGCCCTGGTATTTAATCCTTACTTCAGCATTGGCCTTCAAATGTTGATTTCCGGAGTGGCCTTAACGGGGGTTGCCTGGGGTTCGGGGAATCATATTCCGCTAACCCAAATTCCGGCCATATCCTGGATGGCGATTGCCTACCTCGCAGTATTTGGATCTGTATTTGCTTTTATGGCCTATCTATATGCCTTGCAAAACCTGCCAACTGAACAGGCATCGATCTATTCATATATTAACCCGGTTATCGCTGTATTATTAGGTAGTTGGTTATATAATGAACCACTCAATGGTTACATTATAACTGGTGTATTAGTGGCTATCCTGGGCGTTTACCTGGTGAACAGGTCTTTTCGAACCCGCGAAACTCAATCAGAATCCCAGTAG
- a CDS encoding A/G-specific adenine glycosylase, whose protein sequence is MLKDFTNMLLEWNKTGNNRQMPWKGEKDPYRIWLSEIILQQTRVEQGLAYYHRFIDSFPTITDLALASDETVFKLWEGLGYYSRCRNLLVTARHVSFERGGVFPDTYEEIIKLKGIGAYTAAAIASFAFGHPFAVLDGNVFRVLSRYFGINTPIDTTEGKKIYSLLANGLLDFTAPGIYNQAIMDFGAVVCKPRLALCGSCMLSDDCQALKMNCVDQLPVKSKQLRRKTRYFYYFILSYKNQFYIRQRTGADIWKDLNEWVLLEKEHELDPLTTDFNQLLAQLFSGVKGDITGISSAETQQLTHQTIRGRFIHVSLKKPLLSNTGLKLVPRNALKDLAFPKFINAYINAHPL, encoded by the coding sequence ATGCTAAAAGATTTCACCAACATGCTCCTCGAATGGAATAAAACCGGTAACAACCGGCAGATGCCATGGAAGGGCGAAAAAGACCCTTACCGGATCTGGTTGAGTGAAATTATTTTACAGCAAACCCGTGTGGAGCAGGGGCTGGCCTATTATCACCGGTTTATCGACAGTTTTCCCACGATTACAGATCTTGCTTTGGCAAGTGATGAAACAGTATTCAAATTATGGGAAGGCTTAGGTTATTACAGCCGGTGCCGCAACCTGCTGGTTACTGCCCGGCATGTGTCTTTTGAACGTGGTGGAGTTTTTCCCGATACCTATGAAGAGATTATTAAACTTAAAGGTATAGGAGCATATACCGCCGCAGCCATCGCTTCTTTTGCATTCGGACATCCGTTTGCTGTTCTCGATGGGAATGTATTCAGGGTCCTATCCCGGTACTTTGGCATTAATACGCCCATTGATACAACAGAAGGTAAAAAAATATACAGTTTGCTGGCAAATGGACTACTTGATTTCACGGCACCAGGAATATATAACCAGGCTATCATGGATTTCGGGGCTGTTGTTTGCAAACCGCGACTAGCGCTTTGCGGATCTTGTATGTTAAGTGATGATTGCCAGGCATTAAAAATGAACTGCGTGGACCAGCTTCCAGTGAAGTCAAAACAACTCCGGCGTAAAACCCGCTACTTTTACTATTTTATTTTGTCTTACAAAAACCAGTTTTATATCCGGCAGAGGACAGGCGCTGATATCTGGAAAGACCTTAATGAATGGGTCCTGCTGGAAAAAGAACATGAACTTGATCCTCTAACCACCGACTTTAACCAGCTCCTGGCACAGCTTTTCAGCGGTGTTAAGGGTGATATCACCGGCATTTCATCAGCTGAAACCCAGCAATTGACCCACCAGACTATCCGCGGGCGTTTTATCCATGTTAGCCTGAAAAAGCCATTATTAAGCAATACCGGCTTAAAACTCGTCCCCAGGAACGCCCTGAAAGACCTCGCATTCCCTAAATTCATCAATGCATACATCAATGCCCATCCCCTGTAA
- a CDS encoding HU family DNA-binding protein has protein sequence MRKADLINQIAEKTGIPKVDVLVTLEAMFKEVKDVLSQGENIYIRGFGSFITKKRAAKIGRNIKKNVAVEIPEHFIPAFKPAKEFVQEVKKLKTVKEGQPNPDEEM, from the coding sequence ATGAGAAAGGCCGACCTCATCAACCAGATTGCTGAAAAAACTGGCATTCCCAAAGTGGATGTGCTTGTTACCCTTGAAGCCATGTTCAAAGAGGTAAAAGATGTATTATCACAAGGTGAAAACATCTATATCCGTGGATTTGGCAGTTTTATAACCAAGAAACGGGCTGCTAAGATCGGACGAAACATCAAAAAAAATGTTGCCGTCGAGATTCCAGAACATTTTATTCCCGCATTCAAACCTGCCAAAGAATTTGTGCAGGAGGTTAAAAAACTTAAAACAGTTAAAGAAGGCCAGCCAAACCCCGACGAAGAAATGTAA
- a CDS encoding single-stranded DNA-binding protein, producing the protein MRGVNRVMLIGNLGKDPDVQYLEGNIAVAKFSLATTETYKDRAGKLISQTEWHTVVLWRGLAELAQKYLHKGSLVYIEGRLRTRSWEDKEGNKKFATEVVGDNLIMLDKRTDIHGHGFNGLPGEGLEGMSSADAPPEPNQDLPF; encoded by the coding sequence ATGAGAGGAGTTAATAGGGTGATGTTGATCGGAAACCTGGGGAAAGACCCGGATGTACAATACCTGGAAGGAAATATTGCAGTCGCAAAATTCTCTTTGGCGACCACTGAAACCTATAAAGACAGGGCCGGTAAACTGATATCCCAAACAGAATGGCATACCGTTGTTCTTTGGCGCGGTCTTGCTGAACTAGCCCAAAAATACCTGCATAAAGGGAGTCTTGTCTATATTGAAGGCCGACTGAGAACGCGCAGTTGGGAAGATAAAGAAGGCAATAAAAAATTTGCCACCGAAGTCGTTGGAGATAATTTGATCATGTTGGATAAAAGAACAGATATTCATGGTCATGGATTCAATGGCTTACCCGGTGAAGGACTCGAAGGAATGAGCAGTGCTGATGCTCCTCCCGAACCCAATCAGGATCTGCCTTTCTGA